The Triticum aestivum cultivar Chinese Spring chromosome 7B, IWGSC CS RefSeq v2.1, whole genome shotgun sequence genome window below encodes:
- the LOC123159769 gene encoding uncharacterized protein, with the protein MVVDLLSVMGAYAAGTCRDKPTTIFSLVLVGAAIAYLAIQMMLTDPVQEKRLRKVLMLLASLPRNNSCTDPVQEKRLRKVLMLLATFAVSVTYVAGISTPGGFWDNTENGHRPGDAILKDSHGKRLTVFLCFNTLTFVASLLIIVVLLDKKPPMTKAYGFIAVALISLIVSYTAGSCRETDTNFYVGSLVIAVLAFMALFQVAFVQDTIKAARDTRFLTKIRTFYHSVWSLPEAITIAPGPKTNDSRVAAEKSRSLVLLLATLAATITYQAGLDPPGGVWPDNGNGHMAGDPVLLTVNAKRYKAFFYCNSVAFVASLVAIILVQSKVMLQTYVLEAAMVLDLFGLIGAYAVGSSRDLTTSIYATALAGAVLVYVVIHVVFFTLNHANPTSEEIKSVEKRRKRLLLFAVLGATITYQDGLTPPSGFRLQDDSGHHAGDPVLLYNFPRRYTAFFYCNTVSFMLSIALIILLVNPHLYRPAI; encoded by the exons ATGGTGGTGGACCTGTTGAGCGTCATGGGGGCCTACGCTGCCGGGACCTGCCGCGACAAGCCCACCACCATCTTCTCCTTGGTGCTGGTGGGTGCCGCCATCGCCTACCTTGCTATTCAGATGATGCTGACCGACCCTGTGCAGGAGAAACGGCTTCGCAAGGTCCTGATGCTGCTGGCCTCGTTGCCACGCAACAACAGCTGCACCGACCCTGTGCAGGAGAAACGGCTTCGCAAGGTCCTGATGCTGCTTGCGACATTTGCGGTGAGCGTGACGTACGTTGCCGGGATAAGCACACCAGGCGGCTTCTGGGATAACACCGAGAACGGTCACCGCCCTGGCGATGCAATCCTCAAGGACAGCCATGGCAAGCGCCTGACGGTGTTCTTGTGCTTCAACACCCTAACGTTCGTCGCATCGCTGCTCATCATCGTGGTGCTTCTGGACAAAAAGCCTCCCATGACTAAGGCATACGGGTTTATCGCTGTGGCGCTGATCAGCCTCATCGTGTCATACACGGCCGGCAGCTGCAGGGAGACCGACACCAACTTCTATGTGGGCAGCCTGGTTATTGCCGTCCTGGCATTCATGGCATTGTTTCAAGTTGCATTTGTTCAAGATACCATAAAAGCTGCAAGGGATACCAGGTTCTTGACCAAAATCAGAACCTTCTATCATTCGGTGTGGAGCTTGCCAGAAGCAATAACAATAGCTCCAGGTCCGAAGACTAATGACAGCAG GGTCGCAGCGGAGAAATCTCGCTCCCTTGTACTGTTGCTAGCCACTCTTGCTGCAACCATCACTTATCAAGCGGGGCTGGATCCTCCTGGTGGCGTCTGGCCGGATAATGGGAACGGCCACATGGCTGGTGACCCAGTCCTCCTCACGGTGAATGCTAAGCGGTACAAGGCCTTCTTCTACTGCAACTCAGTCGCCTTTGTAGCCTCCTTGGTGGCCATCATCCTGGTTCAAAGCAAGGTTATGCTCCAGACCTATGTGCTCGAGGCAGCCATGGTACTGGACTTGTTTGGCCTCATCGGAGCATACGCCGTGGGAAGCTCTCGGGACTTGACCACTTCCATTTACGCCACGGCCTTGGCAGGCGCCGTCCTGGTCTATGTAGTGATCCATGTTGTCTTCTTCACACTGAACCACGCCAACCCCACCTCAGAGGAAATTAAGTCCGTGGAGAAGAGGCGCAAGCGCTTGCTCCTTTTCGCAGTCCTGGGCGCGACCATCACTTACCAAGACGGGTTGACCCCTCCCAGCGGTTTCCGGCTCCAAGATGATAGCGGGCACCACGCGGGGGATCCGGTCCTCCTATACAATTTTCCCCGCCGTTACACGGCCTTCTTCTACTGCAATACGGTGAGCTTCATGCTGTCCATCGCCCTCATCATACTGCTCGTGAACCCGCATCTGTACAGACCAGCGATATGA